Proteins from a single region of Primulina tabacum isolate GXHZ01 chromosome 5, ASM2559414v2, whole genome shotgun sequence:
- the LOC142547377 gene encoding 3-hydroxy-3-methylglutaryl coenzyme A reductase 1-like, translated as MDISRRPPRYSNNKPLLSPPPPPHSAASGDTADHRSSPKASDALPLPLYLTNGIFFTLFFSVSYFLLHRWRDKIRNSVPLHVLSLSELAAITCLIASFIYLLGFFGIDFVQSFISKPEGEDQPQRFIRDIIQEDRSIRCSLPPPVPSMPKLMELPQDDEDLVKCVVSGEVPSYSLESKLGDCFRAAKIRREALQRLTGRSIEGLPLEGFDYDSILGQCCEMPVGYVQLPVGIAGPLLLNGCEYTVPMATTEGCLVASTNRGCKAIYASGGATCVLLRDGMSRAPVVRFASAKRAAELKFFLEDPLNFDTLSVVFNKSSRFARIQGIQCAIAGKNLYIRFSCSTGDAMGMNMVSKGVQNLLDFLLNDFPDMEVIGISGNFCSDKKPAAVNWIEGRGKSVVCEAIISESVVAKVLKTSVSALVELNMLKNLTGSAIAGALGGFNAHAANIVSAIFIATGQDPAQNIESSHCITMMEAVNNGKDLHISVTMPSIEVGTVGGGTQLASQSACLNLLGVKGASKESPGSNSQLLAAIVAGSVLAGELSLMSAIAAGQLIKSHMKYNRSSRDITKIGS; from the exons ATGGACATCAGCCGGAGGCCACCCAGATACTCAAACAATAAGCCACTTCTTTCTCCTCCTCCACCCCCTCATTCAGCGGCCTCCGGCGACACCGCCGATCACCGTTCCTCCCCTAAAGCGTCGGACGCGCTCCCTCTCCCACTTTACCTGACCAACGGCATTTTCTTCACGTTGTTTTTCTCCGTTTCCTATTTCCTGCTACACCGCTGGCGTGACAAGATCCGTAACTCCGTTCCTCTTCACGTCCTTTCCCTCTCCGAGCTTGCGGCAATTACTTGTCTCATCGCGTCTTTCATATACCTCCTGGGGTTCTTCGGAATCGACTTTGTGCAGTCGTTCATTTCTAAACCGGAAGGAGAAGATCAGCCTCAACGGTTCATTCGTGACATTATCCAGGAAGATCGGAGCATTCGCTGCTCTTTGCCTCCGCCGGTTCCTTCCATGCCGAAATTGATGGAACTTCCGCAGGATGACGAGGATCTCGTTAAATGTGTTGTTTCTGGAGAAGTCCCGTCTTACTCGTTGGAGTCAAAGCTCGGGGATTGCTTTAGAGCTGCAAAGATTCGTAGGGAGGCGCTCCAGCGGCTGACTGGGAGATCTATTGAGGGATTACCTCTGGAGGGATTTGATTATGATTCGATTTTGGGGCAATGCTGCGAGATGCCCGTGGGGTATGTGCAGCTCCCCGTCGGGATCGCGGGGCCACTGTTGCTTAATGGGTGCGAATACACGGTGCCGATGGCAACGACAGAAGGGTGTTTGGTAGCTAGCACGAACAGGGGGTGCAAGGCAATCTACGCATCTGGGGGTGCTACGTGTGTGCTTCTGCGAGATGGGATGAGCAGAGCTCCGGTGGTGAGGTTTGCCTCTGCCAAGCGGGCGGCCGAGTTGAAATTCTTCTTGGAGGATCCTCTCAATTTTGATACGCTGTCTGTTGTTTTCAATAA GTCGAGTAGATTTGCAAGAATCCAAGGTATTCAATGTGCAATTGCAGGGAAAAATCTATATATTAGATTTAGTTGTAGCACAGGTGATGCCATGGGAATGAACATGGTTTCTAAAGGTGTTCAGAATCTTTTAGACTTCCTCCTTAATGATTTTCCTGATATGGAAGTTATTGGCATTTCTG GGAATTTTTGCTCGGACAAGAAACCTGCTGCCGTCAATTGGATTGAGGGACGTGGAAAGTCAGTAGTTTGCGAGGCTATCATTAGTGAAAGCGTGGTTGCAAAGGTATTGAAAACTTCTGTATCGGCCCTTGTCGAACTTAACATGCTCAAGAACCTCACTGGCTCTGCTATTGCTGGTGCTCTTGGTGGTTTCAATGCACATGCTGCAAATATTGTCTCGGCCATTTTTATAGCGACTGGGCAGGATCCAGCACAGAATATAGAAAGTTCTCACTGTATTACTATGATGGAGGCTGTTAACAACGGGAAAGATCTCCATATTTCCGTGACCATGCCATCAATTGAG GTTGGCACCGTAGGTGGTGGAACACAATTGGCGTCACAGTCAGCCTGCCTTAACCTTCTTGGCGTAAAGGGCGCA